DNA from Tripterygium wilfordii isolate XIE 37 chromosome 15, ASM1340144v1, whole genome shotgun sequence:
ccaggccctgcccgaccccttgggcaGGCATGGGCTCTATTTTTTGGGTTAGCCCAACCCAAAGCCTgacacctcgggccaattttggcccagcccgagcccaacccaacccaagcccgatattatttatttttatatatatataatatgcatatatttatatttatatgtatgagtattatgtatatatgtatgtgtattatatatatatatgtgtgtgtgtgtgtgtgtgtgtgtgtgtgtgtgtaatacatagacagtgcatatgtatatatatatgtgtctgtgtatatgtatatatgtgtgtgtattatatatatatatgtatgtatgtatatatatacacagacagtgtgtaatacatagacagtgcatatgtatatatatatgtgtctgtgtatatgtatatatgtgtgtgtattatatatatatatgtatgtatgtatatatatacacagacagtgcatatgcatatatatgtgtgtgtatgtatatgtgtatatatatacatatgtatatatatacatagacagtgcatatgtatatatatatgtgtgtgtatgtatatgtgtgtatatatatatatgtatatatatacacagacagtgcatgtgtgtgtgtgtgtatatatgtgtgtgtgtatatatatgtgtctctgtatatgtgtgtgtatatatatatatatgtatgtatatataacttatgggcttttagaattttttatttaaaggggtaataagttggagtaaaacttctcattactttttattacccaggtccccccactagtaaactttatgtgtaaaaaataagttcaattactaaaatttattacaggagtaaaagttatactaacataacaaacacgagtaaacttaaaatttaattacccttgtaattATTACACCTCATTACCCTCGTACCAAAcgcatcataaaaaaaaaacaagaagatttGGGGATTCCACATAAATTGTTCACTCGATACTGGATATACTTGTAACTTGTTCAATTTTTTGTTGGCATGGGTAAAGTTTGATAATTCTCCAAGTCACTTTACAGATAGCTTATGGATATATAATAAACTTTATAAAGGAACTTGCTTTTTTACCCAtggcttttgttttatatcctcTCGTTTCTTATCATGTTGAAATTCTCAGACCAAACACATtgaaaatattatattatctaTTATGTTCTACGGGTCtggattgatttattttttataagttATCACTCATGGTTGTTAGGCTCAGAAAACGCGTTTTCAATATGATGagagttattttttttaataaaccaCTCGACTAAATTGTGTCAGACCGACGTTTGTCTTGACTTCAATAAGACCAAGTGGTTACAACCTCTAACTTATATCTCTAGTTCAAATTAGTGAACAAAAGTGGGTGGGGTCAAGCCTAGGCAACCCGAACTCCGTTCCTAAAAGGTGACCAAGGGGACCTAAGTAACAACGAATGAACTcttaatttatgtttgaaatagggCTAAATAAGGCTGTTAGGTTGCTGCCATTGAAGTTGCTGTTACTTACAGGTTTTACTACCTAGTAGAAATCATTTTAATGGACTTAAAAATGATTGGACTGAATTGGGAATTGTTTTTGGCAAACATTATTCGAATTCGATGAAATTTGACTGGCCGAAGCGAAATGGCTTTTTGAACCGAACCATGTGCTTGGCTCTTGGCTCCACACTCGTTTCACCAAATTCCATCGTTTAGGAGCTCAAACATGTCTTTTTATGTTTtgagggtatttttgtaattttgtattttaCGTTTTAGCTTCTATTAAGGTTGTAGCCAACCCTAGTGGTCATTATCtatcattttatcaaacatattgaaatcctagagagttttctctcaaattcctGATGGCAGTGTTACCTTTTTCATCAAACTTTGGTTTGATTTGTTATTCATTTCCTTTGCTCATCTGCCTGTGTTAATGCATCACATTTTTCATTAATTGCTAGAGCCTGCAACATCGGCTAGTAGATTGAATATAATTTTACATTCAGGTCTCCTACTTGTGCTGTTTGTGgattttgttaattgttatggtctctatctctctctctcttggatCTGGTGGAGAATTGACGCATGGTGATCATACCCTCTAGCTATGTGGTGGACAATTGGCTTCTGCCTGACATTCTCTCCCTGGCTCCAAAACCGCTGACAGAACATAACTACTTGAATTCATGGATACATAGTACTAGCACCAATTCATCTTATCATAGTACTTTTTATCTCCAATCCAAACAACATTTTCATAtgcacgtatatatatatagctcggAATCGAACACATGCATACATATAAAGAGTATATAGTTACTAGTCCTtaactaattaataaattaaattaaggaCATTTGTGTCTACCACCGTGGGTGGTCATATTAGCATAGCAAGGGCAGACATCTTCATTTCCAGAAGTTCCGGGCGGCACGCAGTTGCACCTCTCACAGCAAGTGTTACATGCCCTTATGCACATCTTGTGCCTTGATGTCTTGCTGCACCTGTACTCACATTTTGATTTGCAATCTGCCACCCACCCATTTTCAATTCATtcattgtataaaaaaaaaacactataacaaaagaaaaaaaatatatatatatatgcaactgCATATATGCTATATTTATAAGAGATTTTTACCTATTTTTTGTGATGCAACTGGATGCACCTCCAGCTGAAAATAGTcaataaaaacaagtaaaaatCACATAATTAACTATTGAAGCTTAAATTTGTTCACTGCAGAAGGACAAATTAAGTACCTGGACTACAAGGAGGAGGCAAAGAATTGCTAAAATTAGTGTTGTAGTAGTAGTAGTCGTCTTGGTGTTGGCCATGATTGATcgatatttctttctttctggcTTTTGTTTAGCATACAACAGGTGTGGTGTGTGGCCTCTCCTctgcttatatatatagtttagtGCTTTTTAttacgtgtgtgtgtgtcagTTTCAAAAGAGACTTTGCCTATTCAATTGCACTTGTTGTGGCTAATTTTAGACGTGAACGATATTGAATGCTAATTAAATACACGCAAACAACGGTCTTGTAGGATCAAATACCATTGATTTCGCCATTTCTTTCTCTTAATTTGTTGTTTTATGACAAGCTTGGAATCATGGAAAGCCCATGTAAACCCAACTCTAAATAGTTCAATCGTCCTTCTCTCCTAATACCTAAGCTAACCGCAAAGTGTCGATATATAAAACAGTTGAACTTAAATTCTCAACTGAAAACATTCATCCCCAGACAACTCAGTCACCTCAAATGGCTAtcctttcttttccttgttACTTAAAGatcataaatttcaaaaaattgtaTAATAGCCTCCTTCTCCtaatacaaattttaaattttcatcaAACTTAACTGTAGTTGCAAGAACTTTAAGGAGTTCTTATAGTATAAGTAATAAAGTACACATCGTTCGCAGAACTGGAAGCTTGCCAGTCCTGATTAACTGAGACAAGGACTTATCCTAATACAGtgaaaacatatataatcaacttgTATTTGAAAAGAATTATGAACAGTGTTAGAGATCATCGTCGGAAAGTCTTAGActcaagtacttcaaatttTCGTTAACAGTTTCATACTTTGGGACTtcaatttttcacttttcactcCAGTCGGGTGAGTGGATGTGCCCAGATGCTTTTCCAAGTATCCTCCTCCTCGACACTGAAACTAAATGCAGATAAAACTTGTCTGCTTGCTTCCCTTGTTTTCCTATCTTGATCACTCAAGGTTATATTTGCAGTTTGTGCGGTCAAACATACTGCCCACTTTTTAAGTGGTGCCAGCTTTCTGCTCCTTCGAGGACATTTGAGCTTGAGGGATGACCACTGGATAAGGGATGACCACTGGATAAGTTCACGTTCAACAGACCAATATTTGGTGGAGCTGTGGCAAGATCACTCTGCAAAAGTAACATAGAATAAGTTTCAGAGAATGTTAAGACGATCGCAAAAGATAAAATCATGTATTTTGCTGCACGGATGCATGTTAATATTTGTCAACATCCTCAGTTCAAACTAAGTGCATTAAGAACTTCAAATGACCTGATTCTATGTTTCTAACATTCTATGCTACCCTTTGCTATGTCTTTTCAATGCACAACCAATTTGTTGATTCAACTAGGAAACTTATCTACATATTTAAACACTTCAAAATTCTTTACCACACATTCATGCTTTTGGCAGCATATGACACACATAGAAGAGGTGTAGCACAGAATTTTCAGACATACAAATGATTTTAATTCAACAAAACAGAACGATCTAGTGTTCATAGTTCAAAATATATGTATGGATCTCAGATAATGGACCGCAATTGTAATGCAGACATGTGACACTGATTTAGTTATGCCAAGTGGTTTCAGTTTAAAGCCAGAATTAGAATGCTAACAAATGATATGGAAATGAtgattaagtgttttgttgGTAGCCAAAAAGTATGGTTCAACTTCATGAGGATCATATAGACACGAGGTTCACAATGAGCATAGCAAAAGTAGTAGGTAATTTTTATGATGGTAAAAGCGATGCAATTGCTGCTAAGAGTGCTGGGATGCATTAATAGCTACATATGAAATTAAGTTGATAGAGACCCTGTAAAGAGAAAACTGAATGATATGATGGTGATGATAGAAAGGACAGCTCACCAGATATGAGGTTCACTGATGGGGATGATAGTTTAAGAAAACTGATATGATTGAGATGTATACCGATGTATATGCAGGCTAGTTTAGAGAGACACGTGAATTCAAAAACCAGATTTCTACATGTGGGTGTTCTTGTGAGGAAACCAAAACCAATATCAAATTACCCAAGTCTTCATTGATGCAGAGTACGAGAGTGAAGAGATACAAAGAGATTAACGGCCCCTAACCAGTTACAGGACAAAGCCTAAGAACCAAAAGGCAtaaagctgctgctgctgccatGGACATATTCAAGTTAATTAATAATAGAAATGGGACTAAGTGCTTTCCAAGAATTAAAATCTTTAATTCTTGGGAAGGCATAGCTTGAAGGTCATATTGTGTGGTTTGTCCTGAACGAAAAATGAAGGAGACAGAAAAGCAAGAGAGATTAAGTTTAGAATTAATAGAGAACTTCGACAGGCCTTCAAACATatgttttttgtaatttgaaaatgtAGGCAGCAGCAATATGTAGTGGAAGACGTTAGCATCTGCTTCTAAATGCGGGGATAAAGGACCTAGCACATCAGAAAATTCAGAAGACAAGTACAGCTGTCAAGGAACATTTAGAAACAGGCTATCCATAATTTAGGATCTTGAAAAGAGAATATCTGAACTAATAAGTACAATCAGACTGTCTGAGGTTCAAAAGAAAGTGGGGAACCAGTATGTGGTAGGGATACAAAAAGGCTATGGTCTACAGAGGCAATTAGCATAGTTGACAGCTCAATACAGAAAGCAGCATAATAGATTATTTGGATATTATCAAGAATGGTGAAGGACCTGAAGGTACAAGAAGAGTTCAAAATGTGTGGTTAGTGTACAGGACCTGGAATCAGAACTGATGAAAAGGAGACCTTCTCATACCTTGTTGACAGTTTTTAAAAGGTTGTACATCTGTTTGGATGGACCTAAAAACGGTTCTTGATGGAATGTAGACCAATAATAGGAGCTGATGCGTGTTTTCTGAAGGGATGATATGGTGGTCAAGCACGTTTTCATATACACAGaacttcaaatcatcaaagccTTGCAATTACACATGCTGTAGCAGAGACAGAACATAGAAATTCTAGGACTTGTTCTTTACAAGGTAATCAGATAATGTTGGTTAGCCAAAAGAACCTGGATGGACTACCATTTCTGGACAACAGAAGGTTGGTGCACTCTATATTCATGATGCTATAGTTATATTTTGGTTCCTCAATATGCATTGTCAATGTTTCAATTACTAACTCTATTTCAGTTCTCGTAGTGCAATTCTGCAATTATAAACTATCAAAAGTAACTTACTGTACAAAAGAATAATCGTGTTGCAGAATAAAAGATCAAAAGATGAGAAGCCAGCGAATTCCCAGCATCCTTGCACTGCCCTGCaacaatacaaaaaataaataaataaaaaaagaatttacATTACAAAATACCAGAAAACAGTGTGATTAGCAACATAATTCATGgtaaaatatttacaaaaatattttcattttgttttcaatttgttaTCCAAGTCATTAACATGACCTCCCCGTGATGTTTTGGCTAAGCTCAGATTAGCCTAGCCCTAGCTTCAATAAATTGGGAAGCTTAAGAAGCAGACTGGCAATCAACCATCAACCAGGTCCAAATTCATATTCCCTTATTATCATTAGCATGCATAAACTTTCAGAATActttaaataaaaatcaaaattcgTTACTTGTCAAGAAACTTGAACCTTTCCCAATAGAGGTTGGACAAATTGCATCTAATTGTACCAAAATGTTCTATTACACCAACATATTCAGTATTTTTATATGAACAATATACAGATATGTGGAAGATTAAGACCATCCATGACCACCAAAAGCCTTACAATGACAGGAGACGGACCAAATGATCTTTAACTTCCCGACTTATTTCCTCAGCGTTTTACAATTTGGACTTTATGGGTTATGGCTAATCAAGGCACCAAAAAACTTAGAACTTAAATAGTGCAATGTATCCCCTTAGCACTAAACTTGAGGTTTCTGATTGCCAAAGAATGAGGGGAAACAGACTCATCTCCCCAATTTCCTCCTTTCCATGACCAGAGTTGGCAgatagaagaaagaaaaatggcaaGCCATACCGATACCAGACTTAATCAACTCATTCTCAGTTCATATTGTACAACTAGAtattatttaaacaaaaaaaaaaagcaaaatattTCATGATATATCAATCTACAGATAGTTGAATTAAAGACGTAAGTACTTCTGTTGCGAGAGGATAAATTCTTGATCAAAATATTTCAACACTGAAAAGAGCAAGTAAAATTACTAAAACAAGGATGTCCACTCCACTATCTCCACTTTTACAGGTATATAAAGTAATCAGCCAGACATCTATCATTGCAAAATACCCACAATTCTTGAAGCATTGACACATAACAACCAAGCATCAGATCCTCGATCGATTGTTCACTAGACACAATGAATGAATAGCAATCACCCGCAAAATAGTTTTGGAAATTAAAAAATGGTCCATTTCTATACGCGTACATTACACACAATATAGAGACAGAGCGAGAGAGATGAAGTACCTGAACAGAAGGTTTTTTCCCTGTCAACAgcacagagagagagggagggactGAGTCTGGCCAGAGAAATGAAGAGCCAACAGCTTCACGAATAActgaatttgcaagatttgcgAAATACTGTGTCAAAAGGATATTTTAATAACTGACGGGTCTAAATGTAATTTAACAAAATTTGGGGGTCTGTTCACATATTATTACCTTTTAAATTTTTGCCACCTCCTATTCTCTACGCCGGTCAAACTGTTCTGGATCCGAATAGGATTAAATCGGACTTTAATCGCAAAACGATAACCGGCGCCGCTCGATCTTCTCCTTCTCTTCGCTTTAATTAATAATGACAAATTATTAACTGGCAAAGTAAACAGCTCTCACACTCGTGCCCGATCTTAGCACCTCCAACGCATGGAAGAAGGGAGGGCACACTGAGATGGCTCAGTACAGGCAATCGGGGACAGAGAGGTTCGGTCGCCACGATCTACACCATCATTCCCCTTCCAGCGGCTCTTCCGATCAAGTGTCAATCGGTATTCGCCCTTCCACGAAACCGGCTCGGAGCCGTCGTTCGGCTCGATCTGACAAGTCACGCAGTTGCTTCTCCGTCGGCACCTGTGTCGCCTTCCTCGGTCTTCTACTCGCCGCCAGTATTTTAGCGTACTATCTCCTCTCCAGAGACAGTAAGGgctgtttgatttgatttagtcaattttgatattttttgtcGTTCTAGTCATTGTTTCTCCTTGTTaatgcattttttaaatttcttcttTAATTGGATAATAGGAGGGGCCAATGGCAATTGAACTTGAACTTTTAATTATGGAAGTCTTGTGTTGCTAAGTTTGAATAGCAATTTATATATAGCTGTTGATGTTGCAGAAGTAAGTAGTAATCAAGCTGAGGACGATGAGTTGAAGAGTGACTCGGATTTTCTCACGAATGTGACAAGAACAGATGCGTATAAAGTCCTCTGGTTTGGCCATGGTTCAGCGGGACATGGTGGGGACTCAAGGTATTGGGATAGGGATGATAGGAGAAGGGACGAAGGTTACACTGAGGATGAGGTAGGGCATAGTAATACAATTGATGGGGTTAAATCTAGTGATCATGGCAAAGAGAGGGCAAAATCAAAGAATGGAAAAGACTTGGTTGAGCAAATAAAGTCTTCGGAACAGAGGGGAGAACGGTTATACAATGAGGATGGCCGTAATGAGTTGACTAAATATGAGGCCGAGTATGAGGAGTCTCTGAAGAATGCTGGTCAATCGGTGGAAGAAATAAGCATCAAGGATTACGAGGATTATGGGAAGCAGAGCGAGGCCATTGATGATGGTGACAAGGAATATGATGATGGAAATGATTTTAATGATGATCGAGAAGAAGATGATAATTTTGGACATGAGAAGGGCTATCATTCTGATGGAGCTCAATCTTACCATGAAGATCGTAGGGATTCATTTGATTTCTCTAATGTCTCCACAATCAAGAACCGGAATGTTCCCAATGAGGAAGCAAAAGTCTCCATAAATTCATTGAAGAAGGACTCTTCTTTAAACTCTAGAGATTCTATTACCGCTGATGCAAATTCTATACATGTTAGTGCCATTGATAACCATTCTACTAGTAAATCAGGGTCAGAACCTAAAAGGAAACCAAAGCGTCGCAAATTTTCTGGTAATTTTCTGGTTTATCATGAAACTCTACTTGGCTTTGTACATATTTTGCATTAGTTGTTTATTTAACTTTTAAGTTGATTTGTACTTCTCAACTTTAATTCTAACTTTTACTGTGGATTTTGGCATTCCTCCCTTTTGATCTGTAAGAAGATCAGGTTAAAATAACCATTGtgattgtttgttttgttttaggcTTATTTCATTCATATGTTTCTCAGCAAAAGACAAACATGACAAGATAGAGATTTCACTGATTTAAATTGTATCTTGATGATTTTCGGATAAGCGATTGGCTATTAATGCAATGGATAAAGTTTTTTACAATTCTTATTGCAA
Protein-coding regions in this window:
- the LOC120016615 gene encoding gibberellin-regulated protein 2-like isoform X1, which codes for MKTCLTTISSLQKTRISSYYWSTFHQEPFLGPSKQMYNLLKTVNKLEVHPVASQKIDCKSKCEYRCSKTSRHKMCIRACNTCCERCNCVPPGTSGNEDVCPCYANMTTHGGRHKCP
- the LOC120016615 gene encoding gibberellin-regulated protein 2-like isoform X2; translation: MANTKTTTTTTTLILAILCLLLVVQLEVHPVASQKIDCKSKCEYRCSKTSRHKMCIRACNTCCERCNCVPPGTSGNEDVCPCYANMTTHGGRHKCP